The segment aAGCCTATTCTTCTTCTTAATTACTAGATCTCTCTTTTGTTTCATCTTTTCTTTGCTTTCTCTTATCTGGCGGCTCTAACCAGCTCTCGAGTTGTTCGTTTCTCTGGTTAATGGATACTGAACCCTCTTGGGATCTTGGGGGggtggtaatttttttttctaaattgcATGGCAACATCAAATGACCAAACCAATAACAAATCATCATATTCtcacactcttcttcttctcctcgtattattatcttttattctcttcattGGCCTTACAATCCCAATGACTCATCATCAATCCACATCTACGGTTGTTCCCTTCAAGAGGATTCTTCTTAAATCTTCGG is part of the Raphanus sativus cultivar WK10039 chromosome 5, ASM80110v3, whole genome shotgun sequence genome and harbors:
- the LOC130512782 gene encoding CLAVATA3/ESR (CLE)-related protein 41-like, producing the protein MATSNDQTNNKSSYSHTLLLLLVLLSFILFIGLTIPMTHHQSTSTVVPFKRILLKSSAPASFTMDLRPNDRPRPSRTSRKREFGNDAHEVPSGPNPISN